A genomic stretch from Hymenobacter psoromatis includes:
- a CDS encoding sodium transporter gives MHKLATLDYIVFFVYFLIVAGYGLWIYNRKTGHDGTIEGDSKDYFLAEGSLTWWAIGSSLIASNISAEQFVAMSGSGFKMGLAIAAYEWMAAVTLVIVAVFFIPVYLKNRIFTMPQFLHQRYNGTVAMIMAVFWLLLYIIVNLTSILYLGAIAASTISGLNLNFCMYAMAFFAIIITLGGMKVIGFTDVIQVFFLIMGGLATTYLAVNLVSTHYGTTGVFNGLHLMYSQANDHFHMILHRDNPNYIDLPGLTVLLGGLWIVNLNYWGCNQYITQRALGADLPTARGGLLFAAFLKLLMPVIVVLPGIAAYILYKQDVFGSGEFMQNGELNPDRAYPVLLNILPVGLKGLSFAALTAAVVASLAGKANSIATIFTLDIYKKAINPNASEKTLVSTGKIAVVVAMLLGVVIAPHLGIDKKGGFTYIQEYTGFVSPGIFAMFILGFFWKKATSSAALFATIGGFLLSVLLKFLPGMANLSWLAPYGFSVPVNGVYEIPFLDRMGFVFVFCIIGMVIISLIEHARGVKTNGLEIDSSMFRPNKTFTAGAVLILGVVVALYSVFW, from the coding sequence ATGCATAAGCTGGCTACCTTAGACTACATCGTCTTTTTCGTTTACTTTCTGATAGTCGCCGGCTACGGACTCTGGATTTATAACCGCAAAACGGGCCACGACGGAACCATTGAGGGCGATTCCAAGGATTATTTCCTGGCCGAAGGTTCTCTGACGTGGTGGGCCATCGGCTCATCGCTGATTGCCAGCAACATCTCGGCCGAGCAGTTCGTGGCCATGTCGGGCTCGGGCTTTAAGATGGGCCTGGCTATTGCGGCTTATGAGTGGATGGCCGCCGTGACGCTCGTTATCGTGGCTGTGTTCTTCATTCCGGTGTATTTGAAGAACCGCATCTTCACGATGCCGCAGTTCCTGCACCAGCGCTACAACGGCACGGTGGCCATGATTATGGCCGTGTTCTGGCTGCTGCTCTACATCATTGTTAACCTGACCTCGATTCTCTACCTCGGGGCCATCGCGGCCAGTACGATATCGGGCCTCAACCTCAATTTCTGCATGTACGCGATGGCGTTTTTCGCCATTATCATCACGCTGGGCGGCATGAAGGTAATTGGTTTCACGGACGTGATTCAGGTGTTTTTCCTGATTATGGGCGGCCTGGCTACCACGTACTTAGCCGTAAATCTGGTATCGACCCACTACGGCACCACGGGCGTGTTCAACGGCCTGCACCTGATGTACAGCCAGGCCAACGACCACTTCCACATGATTCTGCACCGCGACAACCCGAATTACATTGACCTGCCGGGCCTCACGGTGCTGCTCGGCGGCCTCTGGATTGTGAACCTCAATTACTGGGGTTGTAATCAGTACATTACGCAGCGCGCCCTGGGGGCCGACCTGCCTACCGCCCGCGGCGGCCTGCTGTTCGCGGCCTTTTTGAAGCTGCTCATGCCGGTGATTGTGGTGCTGCCGGGCATCGCGGCCTACATTCTGTACAAGCAAGACGTGTTCGGCAGCGGCGAGTTTATGCAAAATGGCGAGCTGAACCCCGACCGCGCCTACCCCGTGCTGCTCAACATCTTACCGGTGGGCCTCAAGGGCTTGTCGTTCGCGGCGCTCACGGCGGCCGTAGTGGCCTCGCTGGCCGGCAAGGCCAACTCGATTGCGACCATTTTCACCCTCGATATTTACAAGAAAGCCATTAATCCCAACGCCTCGGAGAAAACCCTGGTTTCGACCGGTAAAATCGCGGTAGTGGTGGCCATGCTGCTGGGCGTGGTGATTGCCCCGCACCTGGGCATTGACAAGAAGGGCGGCTTCACCTATATTCAGGAGTACACGGGCTTCGTGTCGCCGGGTATTTTCGCGATGTTCATCCTGGGCTTCTTCTGGAAAAAAGCTACGTCGAGCGCCGCGCTATTTGCCACCATCGGCGGCTTTTTGCTGTCGGTGCTGCTCAAGTTTTTGCCCGGCATGGCCAACCTTTCCTGGCTGGCTCCCTACGGCTTTTCGGTGCCCGTCAATGGTGTGTACGAGATTCCGTTTCTGGACCGCATGGGCTTCGTATTCGTCTTCTGCATCATCGGCATGGTCATTATCAGCCTCATCGAGCACGCCCGCGGCGTGAAAACCAACGGCCTCGAAATCGACTCGTCCATGTTCCGACCCAACAAGACGTTCACGGCCGGCGCGGTGCTCATTCTGGGCGTGGTGGTGGCGCTGTACTCGGTATTCTGGTAG
- a CDS encoding ATPase has translation MDPTTLAPAAAAGTETATLDIEGMTCASCSNFVERALSRTPGVQRAVVNLATEKATVDFLPTQIDRAGLRAAVEEAGYGVAETATTTAAAGQPASPLATDDELTARKAAAYAKLRRRFGVAVALAAVVMLLSMTMLWPALAARVNMPMLNYLQLFLTLPVVLYCGREFYVSAWNGLLHRTASMDTLIAVGTGAAFAFSLVATLLPGVLTGRGIQPHVYYDTTATIIALILLGKVLEARAKVQTSAAIRALLGLQARTARVVRGSQEVDVPIEQVQLGDVVVVRPGEKVATDGIIQEGYSALDESMLTGESLPVEKKAGDAVFGATINKTGSFRFEVTKVGAATMLAQIVKLVSDAQGSRAPIQRLADRVSAVFVPTVIIIALATFVIWFDFAPEATRLPLALVNFVSVLIIACPCALGLATPTAIMVGTGKGAEYGVLIRNAEALEKAYQVDTVLLDKTGTITKGEPAVTDLLPLAGHQATDLLPLLAAVEHRSEHPLAAAVVRYAELPAHQPGPAPTPLATSDFRAIEGQGAAATVGGKKVLIGNQRLLREAGVVITPALEQAAAGLLAEAKTVLYVALDGQSAAVIGVADTLRDTSIAAIKQLQAQGLEVVMMTGDNPQTAAAVAAQVGITRYFAEVLPADKAGKVQELQAEGRVVAMVGDGINDAPALARADVGLAMSTGTDVAMEAAPITLMRADLQGVVTAIALSRHTMRTIKQNLFFAFVYNTLGIPIAAGLLYPFTGWTLSPMIAAGAMALSSVSVLTNSLRLRSFSVKN, from the coding sequence ATGGACCCTACCACCCTGGCCCCGGCCGCCGCTGCCGGCACCGAAACGGCCACCCTCGACATTGAGGGCATGACCTGCGCTTCCTGCTCTAACTTCGTGGAGCGGGCCCTCAGCCGCACGCCCGGCGTGCAGCGCGCCGTGGTGAACCTGGCCACCGAAAAGGCCACCGTCGATTTCCTACCCACCCAAATTGACCGCGCCGGCCTCCGAGCCGCCGTGGAAGAAGCTGGCTACGGCGTGGCCGAAACGGCCACAACCACGGCCGCCGCCGGCCAGCCCGCCAGCCCCCTGGCCACCGACGACGAGCTGACCGCCCGCAAAGCCGCCGCCTACGCCAAGCTGCGCCGCCGCTTTGGGGTGGCGGTGGCGCTGGCCGCCGTCGTGATGCTGCTGAGCATGACCATGCTGTGGCCCGCCCTGGCAGCGCGCGTTAATATGCCGATGCTCAACTACTTGCAGCTGTTCCTTACCCTGCCGGTAGTGCTGTACTGCGGGCGCGAGTTCTACGTGTCGGCCTGGAACGGGCTGCTGCACCGCACCGCCAGCATGGACACGCTCATTGCGGTGGGCACCGGCGCGGCGTTCGCGTTTAGTCTGGTGGCCACGCTGCTGCCGGGCGTGCTCACCGGCCGCGGCATCCAGCCGCACGTTTATTACGACACCACGGCCACTATTATCGCCCTCATTTTGCTGGGCAAGGTGCTGGAGGCGCGGGCCAAGGTCCAGACTTCGGCCGCCATTCGGGCGCTGCTGGGCTTGCAGGCCCGCACGGCCCGCGTGGTGCGCGGCAGCCAGGAAGTGGACGTGCCCATCGAGCAGGTGCAGCTCGGCGACGTGGTGGTGGTGCGCCCCGGCGAGAAGGTCGCCACCGACGGTATTATTCAGGAAGGCTACTCTGCGCTCGATGAGTCGATGCTGACTGGCGAGAGCCTGCCGGTCGAAAAGAAGGCCGGCGACGCGGTGTTTGGCGCCACCATTAATAAGACGGGCTCCTTTCGCTTTGAGGTGACGAAAGTGGGGGCCGCGACCATGCTGGCCCAGATTGTGAAGCTCGTGAGCGACGCCCAGGGCAGCCGCGCGCCCATTCAGCGGCTGGCCGACCGCGTGAGCGCGGTGTTCGTGCCCACGGTCATTATCATTGCGTTAGCCACGTTCGTCATCTGGTTTGACTTTGCGCCCGAAGCCACCCGGCTGCCGCTGGCGCTGGTCAATTTCGTATCGGTGCTCATCATTGCCTGCCCCTGCGCGCTGGGGTTGGCCACGCCCACAGCCATCATGGTGGGCACCGGCAAAGGGGCTGAGTATGGCGTGCTCATCCGCAACGCCGAGGCGCTCGAAAAAGCCTACCAGGTCGATACCGTGCTGCTCGACAAAACCGGCACCATCACCAAAGGCGAGCCCGCCGTGACCGACCTGCTGCCCCTGGCCGGCCACCAAGCCACCGACCTCCTACCCCTGCTCGCGGCCGTGGAGCACCGGAGCGAGCACCCGCTGGCCGCCGCCGTCGTGCGCTACGCCGAGCTGCCCGCCCACCAGCCTGGCCCCGCCCCTACCCCCCTCGCCACCAGCGACTTTCGCGCCATCGAGGGCCAGGGCGCGGCGGCCACGGTGGGCGGTAAAAAGGTGCTCATCGGCAACCAGCGCCTGTTGCGCGAGGCCGGCGTGGTTATTACCCCCGCGCTGGAGCAGGCCGCTGCCGGCCTGCTGGCCGAGGCCAAAACCGTGCTCTACGTGGCCCTCGATGGCCAGTCGGCCGCCGTTATCGGCGTGGCCGATACGCTGCGCGATACTTCCATTGCCGCCATTAAGCAGCTGCAAGCGCAGGGCCTGGAAGTGGTGATGATGACCGGCGACAACCCCCAAACGGCCGCCGCCGTGGCCGCGCAAGTGGGCATCACGCGGTATTTTGCCGAGGTGCTGCCTGCCGATAAGGCCGGCAAGGTGCAGGAACTGCAAGCCGAGGGCCGCGTGGTGGCGATGGTGGGCGATGGCATCAACGACGCGCCCGCCCTGGCCCGCGCCGACGTGGGCCTGGCCATGAGCACCGGCACCGACGTGGCGATGGAAGCCGCGCCCATCACCCTCATGCGCGCCGACTTGCAGGGGGTAGTAACCGCCATCGCGCTCTCGCGCCACACCATGCGCACGATTAAGCAAAACCTATTCTTCGCGTTCGTTTACAACACGTTGGGTATTCCCATCGCGGCCGGCCTGCTCTACCCCTTCACCGGCTGGACGCTCTCGCCCATGATTGCGGCCGGCGCAATGGCCCTCAGCTCGGTGTCGGTGCTCACCAACTCGCTGCGGCTGCGCAGCTTTTCGGTTAAAAATTGA
- a CDS encoding urease accessory protein UreE, with protein MIITEVLGNVATTPLNGRQCDPLSLEWFEPTKRILRKHSAGGREMAIRLVREGQRLHEGDIVWQDEYTAVVVDILPAEAIVVTPTSLLQMGTICYEIGNKHLTLFIQDDQVLVPYEAPLFRLLEATGYQPRRETRQLLHMLKANVEPHGHGGGSSSGGESLFTKILNLTTKP; from the coding sequence ATGATAATTACCGAAGTACTGGGCAACGTGGCGACTACCCCCCTGAACGGGCGGCAGTGCGACCCGCTGTCCCTCGAATGGTTTGAGCCCACCAAGCGCATTCTGCGTAAGCACTCGGCCGGCGGGCGCGAAATGGCCATCCGGCTGGTGCGTGAGGGCCAGCGCCTGCACGAGGGCGACATCGTGTGGCAGGACGAGTACACGGCCGTGGTGGTGGATATTCTGCCGGCCGAGGCCATCGTGGTCACGCCCACTTCGCTGCTGCAAATGGGCACCATCTGCTACGAAATCGGCAACAAGCACCTGACCCTGTTCATCCAGGACGACCAGGTGCTGGTGCCCTACGAAGCGCCCCTGTTCCGGTTGCTGGAAGCCACCGGCTACCAGCCCCGGCGCGAAACCCGCCAGCTGCTCCACATGCTGAAAGCCAACGTAGAGCCCCACGGCCACGGCGGCGGCTCGTCGTCGGGCGGCGAGAGCCTGTTTACCAAAATCCTCAATCTGACCACTAAACCCTGA
- the ureC gene encoding urease subunit alpha (ureases catalyze the hydrolysis of urea into ammonia and carbon dioxide; in Helicobacter pylori the ammonia released plays a key role in bacterial survival by neutralizing acids when colonizing the gastric mucosa; the holoenzyme is composed of 3 ureC (alpha) and 3 ureAB (gamma/beta) subunits), whose protein sequence is MSLKINRVKYANMFGPTVGDKVRLGDTELIIEIEKDFGTYGDENKFGGGKTVRDGMAQSATATRHEGVMDFVLINLIIIDHWGIVKADIGIKDGRIVGIGKAGNPDTADGVSPNMIIGASTEVHNGAGLIATAGGIDAHIHFISPQQIDYALFSGITTMIGGGTGPADGTNATTVTPGKWNIQKMLEAAEDFPMNLGFFGKGNCATEAPLTEQIEAGALGLKIHEDWGSTPAVIDAALRVADKLDVQVAIHTDTLNEAGFLEDTIRAINGRTIHTFHTEGAGGGHAPDIIRAASFLNVLPSSTNPTRPYTVNTIDEALDMLMVCHHLSKNIPEDVSFADSRIRAETIAAEGILQDMGVFSMMSSDSQAMGRVAEVITRTWQTADHMKKQRGPLPEDKDSGNDNFRVKRYVAKYTINPAISHGIAHHVGSLKVGKLADIVLWKPAMFGAKPEMIIKGGMIIASQMGDPGASIPTPQPVMYRHMFGAHGKARLRTCATFVSQISIDKGIVAEYGLEKMVLPVSNCRNISKRDMVHNDKTPDIQVNPENYEVRVDGEHITGEPLTEVALGQRYFLF, encoded by the coding sequence ATGAGCCTGAAAATCAACCGCGTAAAGTACGCGAATATGTTCGGCCCAACCGTGGGCGATAAGGTGCGCCTGGGCGACACCGAGCTTATCATCGAAATTGAGAAGGACTTCGGCACCTACGGCGACGAGAACAAGTTTGGCGGCGGCAAAACCGTGCGCGATGGCATGGCGCAGTCGGCCACTGCCACCCGGCACGAGGGCGTGATGGACTTCGTGCTTATCAACCTGATTATTATTGACCACTGGGGCATTGTGAAGGCCGATATTGGCATTAAGGACGGCCGGATTGTGGGCATTGGCAAGGCCGGCAACCCCGACACGGCCGATGGCGTGTCGCCGAACATGATTATCGGGGCCTCGACGGAGGTGCATAACGGCGCGGGCCTGATTGCCACGGCCGGCGGCATCGACGCGCACATTCACTTTATTTCTCCCCAACAGATTGATTACGCGCTCTTTAGCGGCATCACGACGATGATTGGCGGCGGCACCGGCCCGGCCGATGGCACCAACGCCACCACCGTGACGCCCGGCAAGTGGAACATCCAGAAAATGCTGGAAGCCGCCGAAGACTTTCCCATGAACCTGGGCTTTTTTGGCAAGGGCAACTGCGCCACCGAGGCCCCGCTGACGGAGCAGATTGAGGCCGGCGCGCTGGGCCTGAAGATTCACGAGGACTGGGGCTCGACCCCGGCCGTGATTGATGCCGCGCTACGCGTGGCCGATAAGCTCGACGTGCAGGTGGCCATTCACACCGATACACTCAACGAAGCGGGCTTCCTGGAAGACACCATCCGGGCCATCAACGGGCGCACCATCCACACCTTCCACACGGAAGGCGCGGGCGGCGGCCACGCCCCGGACATCATTCGGGCCGCGTCGTTTCTGAACGTGCTGCCTTCTTCCACTAACCCTACCCGCCCCTACACCGTCAACACCATCGACGAGGCCCTGGATATGCTCATGGTGTGCCACCACCTGAGCAAGAATATCCCGGAGGACGTGTCCTTTGCCGACTCGCGCATTCGCGCCGAAACCATTGCCGCCGAAGGTATTTTGCAGGACATGGGCGTGTTCAGCATGATGAGTTCCGACTCGCAGGCGATGGGCCGGGTGGCCGAGGTGATTACCCGCACCTGGCAGACGGCCGACCACATGAAGAAGCAGCGCGGCCCCCTGCCCGAGGACAAGGACAGCGGCAACGACAACTTCCGGGTGAAGCGCTACGTGGCCAAGTACACGATAAACCCGGCCATTTCGCACGGCATTGCGCATCACGTAGGCTCGCTGAAAGTGGGCAAGCTGGCCGATATCGTGCTCTGGAAGCCGGCTATGTTCGGCGCGAAGCCCGAGATGATTATCAAGGGCGGAATGATTATCGCCAGTCAGATGGGCGACCCTGGCGCGTCCATCCCTACCCCCCAGCCGGTGATGTACCGCCACATGTTTGGCGCGCACGGCAAGGCGCGGCTGCGCACCTGCGCCACGTTCGTGTCGCAGATTTCCATCGACAAGGGCATCGTGGCTGAGTATGGCCTGGAAAAAATGGTGCTGCCGGTGAGCAACTGCCGCAACATCTCCAAGCGCGACATGGTGCATAACGACAAAACGCCCGACATCCAGGTGAATCCCGAGAACTACGAGGTGCGCGTGGACGGCGAGCACATCACCGGCGAGCCGCTGACGGAGGTGGCCCTGGGCCAGCGCTACTTCCTGTTTTAA
- a CDS encoding Urease subunit beta, protein MIPGEYFVAPGDIACNVGRREVTLTATNTGDRPVQIGSHFHFFEVNREMDFDRALAFGMRLNIAAGTAVRFEPGEEKEITLVQYGGAQRVFGFNNLVDGDMSWEGSREAGLKRANEENFKNTPNSQAL, encoded by the coding sequence ATGATTCCTGGAGAATATTTTGTGGCCCCCGGCGACATTGCCTGCAACGTGGGCCGGCGTGAGGTCACGCTTACGGCCACCAACACCGGCGACCGGCCCGTGCAGATAGGCTCGCACTTCCACTTCTTTGAGGTGAACCGCGAGATGGATTTCGACCGCGCCCTGGCCTTTGGGATGCGCCTCAACATTGCCGCCGGCACGGCCGTGCGCTTCGAGCCGGGCGAGGAAAAGGAAATCACTCTAGTGCAGTACGGCGGCGCGCAGCGCGTTTTCGGCTTCAATAACCTGGTGGATGGCGACATGTCGTGGGAAGGCAGCCGCGAGGCCGGCCTCAAGCGGGCCAACGAGGAGAATTTCAAAAACACCCCTAATTCGCAAGCGTTATGA
- a CDS encoding copper-transporting ATPase — MDTTQLLVTAIGLIIMVFVGWFFFLAPHQRAAAVSSAAGVQQVDITVKGGYSPNVIEVKRGEPVRLNFYRDEESSCSEELLMPDFHIRRDLPAFQTTAVEFLPKEVGKFEFTCGMHMLRGSVVVR, encoded by the coding sequence ATGGATACTACCCAACTCCTCGTCACCGCTATCGGCCTGATTATCATGGTCTTCGTGGGCTGGTTTTTCTTCTTGGCCCCGCACCAGCGGGCGGCGGCGGTGTCGTCGGCGGCGGGCGTGCAGCAGGTCGATATCACGGTGAAGGGCGGCTACTCGCCCAACGTGATTGAGGTGAAAAGGGGCGAGCCGGTGCGGCTCAACTTCTACCGCGACGAAGAAAGCTCGTGCTCGGAAGAGCTGCTGATGCCCGACTTTCACATCCGGCGCGACCTGCCAGCCTTCCAGACCACGGCCGTGGAGTTTCTGCCGAAAGAAGTCGGCAAGTTCGAGTTTACCTGCGGCATGCACATGCTGCGCGGCAGCGTGGTGGTGCGGTAG
- a CDS encoding urease accessory protein UreF translates to MAAAYLLGLLQLADPMLPIGSYAHSNGLETYVQQGLVHDAHSAADFVQRMLAANLLYNDASYVRLAYHAATDEALPPLLALDEECTALKGPREIREASEKLGLRLLKIFRPLTDFPLATAYTAAIQGGRARGHYCLAFGLLAQQLAIPLPEALTAFYYNAAAGLVTNAVKLVPLGQQDGQTILFGLHERLAELVRQTLTLDRALVGICNIGFDIRCMEHERLYSRLYMS, encoded by the coding sequence ATGGCTGCCGCTTATCTGCTGGGGCTGCTCCAGCTGGCCGACCCCATGCTGCCCATCGGGAGCTACGCCCACTCCAACGGGCTGGAAACCTACGTGCAGCAGGGTTTGGTGCATGATGCCCACTCGGCCGCCGATTTCGTGCAGCGGATGCTGGCCGCCAACCTGCTCTATAACGATGCCTCCTACGTGCGGCTGGCCTACCACGCCGCGACCGACGAGGCCCTACCCCCCCTGCTGGCCCTGGACGAGGAATGCACGGCTCTGAAAGGCCCCCGCGAAATCCGGGAAGCCAGCGAGAAGCTGGGGCTGCGGCTGCTAAAAATATTCCGCCCGCTCACGGATTTCCCGCTGGCCACGGCCTACACTGCGGCCATTCAGGGGGGTAGGGCGCGGGGGCATTACTGCCTGGCGTTTGGGCTGCTGGCGCAGCAGCTGGCCATTCCGCTGCCCGAAGCCCTCACGGCGTTCTACTACAACGCCGCCGCCGGCCTGGTTACCAATGCCGTGAAGCTGGTGCCGCTGGGCCAGCAGGACGGCCAGACCATCCTCTTCGGCCTGCATGAGCGGCTGGCCGAGCTGGTGCGCCAGACCCTGACCCTGGACCGGGCGCTGGTGGGCATTTGTAACATCGGTTTCGATATCCGCTGCATGGAGCACGAGCGGCTGTATTCGCGGTTGTATATGTCTTAA
- a CDS encoding urease accessory protein UreG: MSDRTYIKVGVAGPVGAGKTALIERLSRRMLHDYSLAVITNDIYTKEDAEFLAQNSALSPERIIGVETGGCPHTAIREDASMNLEAVDEMVRRFPQVDIVFIESGGDNLSATFSPELADVTIFVIDVAEGEKIPRKGGPGITRSDLLIINKIDLAPYVGASLEVMERDARRMRNGKPFVFTNLMTLEGLDSVIEWIRKYALLEDVAEPALVR, translated from the coding sequence ATGAGTGACCGCACATATATTAAAGTAGGGGTAGCCGGCCCGGTAGGAGCGGGCAAAACCGCCCTGATTGAGCGCCTGTCGCGCCGAATGCTGCATGATTACAGCTTGGCCGTCATCACTAATGACATCTACACCAAAGAGGACGCGGAGTTTCTGGCCCAGAACAGCGCCCTGTCGCCGGAGCGCATCATTGGGGTCGAAACGGGCGGCTGCCCGCACACGGCCATCCGCGAAGATGCCAGCATGAACCTGGAAGCCGTGGACGAGATGGTGCGCCGCTTCCCGCAGGTGGATATCGTGTTTATCGAGAGTGGCGGCGATAACCTCTCCGCCACGTTCAGCCCCGAGCTGGCCGACGTGACCATTTTCGTGATTGACGTGGCCGAAGGCGAGAAAATCCCGCGCAAAGGCGGCCCCGGCATCACGCGGTCCGACCTGCTCATTATCAATAAGATAGACCTGGCTCCCTACGTGGGCGCGAGCCTGGAGGTGATGGAGCGCGATGCACGCCGGATGCGCAACGGCAAGCCCTTCGTGTTCACCAATCTGATGACGCTGGAAGGGTTGGATTCCGTCATTGAGTGGATTCGCAAATATGCCCTGCTGGAGGACGTGGCCGAGCCGGCTTTGGTGCGGTAA
- a CDS encoding urease subunit gamma: MHLTPRESEKLLLFLAGELAEKRKARGLKLNYPEAIALISSRLQEAARDGKTVAELMQDGATFLTRDDVMEGIPEMIQEVQIEATFPDGTKLVTVHQPIR, translated from the coding sequence ATGCACCTTACCCCACGAGAATCTGAGAAGCTGCTGCTGTTTTTGGCCGGCGAGCTGGCCGAAAAGCGCAAGGCCAGGGGCCTGAAGCTGAACTACCCGGAGGCTATTGCCTTAATCAGCAGTCGCTTGCAGGAAGCTGCCCGCGACGGCAAAACGGTGGCCGAGCTGATGCAGGACGGGGCCACTTTTCTCACGCGCGACGACGTGATGGAGGGCATTCCGGAAATGATACAAGAGGTGCAGATTGAAGCCACCTTCCCCGACGGCACCAAGCTGGTAACCGTGCATCAGCCAATTCGCTAA